In Streptomyces sp. SN-593, a single genomic region encodes these proteins:
- a CDS encoding pyridoxamine 5'-phosphate oxidase family protein: MGSTGDARRSAAVRRRDTLQRLRAERDMWVATAHPEHGPHQVPLWFLWDGHAVWVCTGAASATVRNLRADPRVRLALADTFDVVMLQGDAECHPDREVPDEAADAFAAKFGWDPRAEEGSFVYVRVLPETVRAWRGEPELRGRLIMRDGVWRDAGDRP; encoded by the coding sequence ATGGGGAGCACGGGGGACGCGCGCCGTTCGGCGGCGGTGCGCAGGCGCGACACGCTGCAACGGCTCCGCGCCGAGCGGGACATGTGGGTGGCGACGGCGCACCCCGAGCACGGGCCGCACCAGGTACCGCTGTGGTTCCTGTGGGACGGGCACGCGGTGTGGGTGTGCACCGGCGCCGCCTCCGCGACCGTGCGGAATCTGCGCGCCGACCCGCGGGTGCGCCTGGCGCTGGCGGACACCTTCGACGTGGTGATGCTCCAGGGCGACGCGGAGTGCCACCCCGACCGGGAGGTTCCCGACGAGGCGGCGGACGCGTTCGCCGCCAAGTTCGGGTGGGACCCCCGGGCGGAGGAGGGCTCCTTCGTGTACGTGCGCGTCCTGCCGGAGACCGTGCGGGCCTGGCGGGGCGAGCCGGAGCTGCGTGGCAGGCTCATCATGCGCGACGGGGTGTGGCGGGACGCCGGCGACCGCCCCTGA
- a CDS encoding WbqC family protein, which produces MCAIHQPNLLPRLTTLAKLFAADYWIALDDVQFTRRDYQHRARLANLDDPAALRWLTIATRLPSGRHTLIRDAVIDDPDLARRRTAGMLRQRYGASPHWPALADALHPVLDAFDTGKTATVAETSTRVLLDLLGWKGQVLTSSRLPARPGRCVRLADLSAATGARAYLCGTGGMAYLDPAPFTVQNIAVASFRPPTTGIWSSGRRLSALWALATMGPDTVAARLRALAVPLTTTCRGRVVDGSVPVGVPSSS; this is translated from the coding sequence TTGTGCGCCATCCACCAGCCGAATCTCCTGCCCCGGCTGACCACGCTGGCCAAGTTGTTCGCGGCGGACTACTGGATCGCCCTGGACGACGTCCAGTTCACCCGCCGCGACTACCAGCACCGTGCCCGCCTCGCGAACCTCGACGACCCGGCCGCTCTGCGGTGGCTTACCATCGCGACCCGCCTGCCGAGCGGACGGCACACCCTCATCCGCGACGCCGTGATCGACGACCCGGACCTGGCCCGTCGACGGACCGCGGGGATGTTGCGGCAGCGCTACGGGGCCAGCCCTCACTGGCCCGCCCTCGCCGATGCCCTGCATCCGGTGCTGGACGCATTCGACACCGGCAAGACAGCGACGGTTGCCGAGACATCCACCCGTGTCCTGCTGGACCTGCTGGGCTGGAAGGGCCAGGTCCTCACCAGCAGCCGCCTGCCGGCCCGGCCGGGCCGCTGCGTCAGGCTCGCGGACTTGTCCGCGGCGACCGGCGCCCGCGCGTACTTGTGCGGGACCGGTGGGATGGCCTATCTCGACCCCGCCCCGTTCACGGTTCAGAACATCGCCGTGGCCTCGTTCCGGCCGCCCACCACCGGCATCTGGTCTTCCGGCCGCCGCCTCAGTGCTCTGTGGGCCTTGGCCACCATGGGCCCGGACACCGTGGCAGCTCGCCTGCGGGCTCTCGCCGTCCCTCTCACGACGACCTGTCGCGGGCGGGTGGTGGACGGTTCGGTGCCCGTCGGGGTGCCCTCCTCCTCGTAG
- a CDS encoding YdcF family protein — MSNDQQGITEDQWCQAELIWNHHRMHHELRPVDVAIGLGSHDLGVAAHSAELYRSGLFPTLVFTGGNSPTTAKVFPRGEAVHFREHAIDLGVPAEAILLEPNAGNTGQNITLSRAVLVAAGISPASVLLVSKPYMERRSFATARKLWPDVEILCASEPLELDDYLKSIGDEKLVLDMLVGDLQRIIEYPKLGFAIEQEVPEDVHAAYDCLIRDGFTSRLINS; from the coding sequence GTGAGCAACGACCAGCAGGGCATCACCGAGGACCAGTGGTGCCAGGCCGAGCTGATCTGGAACCACCACCGGATGCATCACGAGCTGCGGCCCGTCGACGTGGCGATCGGGCTGGGCAGCCACGATCTCGGCGTCGCGGCCCACTCCGCCGAGCTGTACCGCTCCGGGCTCTTCCCGACCCTGGTGTTCACCGGCGGCAACAGTCCCACCACAGCCAAGGTCTTCCCGCGCGGAGAGGCCGTCCACTTCCGTGAGCACGCCATCGACCTCGGCGTCCCCGCCGAGGCGATCCTGCTGGAACCGAACGCGGGCAATACCGGGCAGAACATCACCCTCTCGCGTGCGGTCCTCGTCGCCGCAGGCATCAGCCCGGCGTCGGTTCTGCTGGTCTCCAAGCCCTACATGGAAAGGCGGTCGTTCGCGACCGCCCGCAAGCTGTGGCCCGACGTCGAGATCCTCTGCGCGTCGGAGCCGCTGGAGCTCGACGACTATCTGAAGTCCATCGGCGACGAGAAACTCGTCCTGGACATGCTCGTCGGCGACCTCCAGCGGATCATCGAGTATCCCAAGCTCGGATTCGCCATCGAGCAGGAGGTCCCGGAGGACGTGCATGCAGCGTACGACTGCCTCATCCGCGACGGCTTCACCAGTCGCCTCATCAACTCCTGA
- a CDS encoding adenosylhomocysteinase produces MENFERARLDAYFARIAAQFTPGEQASSFLITHLLAERPAFVRAVATMTRLTAVLPKPKSVHPDAKREVEQTHMVDALTREMFDRADGALDYLESRAAGQTVALLDVGGYFAPSLADVHNRFTGHLAGVIEDTENGHRRYQDLDKLPCPVISVARSPLKDPEDFLVGQSVVFSTEAVMRDRGDILHGRPALVIGFGKLGSSIARLLHAKGVQVTVFDIDPVRRTQALSQGFTVARDREAALPGAGLVLCATGAASLGGEDFSHLRNGAYVATVTSSEDELDLAGLPHVYTRSQVGDHVTRYQTTGHYFYLVNGGNAVNFIHGASVGPFIFLVQAEILAAIRMLTRGDLAPGLHEVPAHDREAIAATWLSYFNR; encoded by the coding sequence ATGGAAAATTTCGAACGCGCCCGGCTGGACGCTTACTTCGCCCGGATCGCCGCCCAGTTCACCCCGGGTGAGCAGGCGTCGTCGTTCCTCATCACGCACCTGCTGGCCGAACGTCCTGCGTTCGTCCGCGCGGTCGCCACGATGACCCGGCTCACCGCAGTGCTGCCCAAGCCGAAGTCTGTCCACCCGGACGCGAAGCGCGAGGTCGAGCAGACGCACATGGTCGACGCCCTCACCCGCGAAATGTTCGACCGGGCCGACGGCGCTCTGGACTACCTCGAATCCCGTGCCGCCGGCCAGACGGTCGCCCTGCTGGACGTCGGCGGCTACTTCGCCCCCAGCCTCGCCGACGTCCACAACCGCTTCACCGGCCACCTCGCCGGGGTGATCGAGGACACCGAGAACGGGCACCGCCGCTACCAGGACCTCGACAAACTGCCCTGCCCCGTCATCTCCGTCGCCCGATCCCCCCTGAAGGACCCCGAGGACTTCCTCGTCGGCCAGTCCGTCGTCTTCTCCACCGAGGCCGTCATGCGCGATCGCGGCGACATCCTCCACGGCCGTCCGGCCCTGGTGATCGGCTTCGGCAAACTCGGCTCGTCGATCGCCCGCCTCCTGCACGCCAAGGGCGTCCAGGTCACCGTCTTCGACATCGACCCGGTCCGCCGCACCCAGGCCCTCTCCCAGGGCTTCACCGTCGCCCGCGACCGTGAAGCCGCGCTGCCAGGGGCCGGCTTGGTGCTCTGCGCGACCGGTGCTGCCTCCCTGGGCGGCGAGGACTTCTCCCACCTGCGTAACGGCGCCTACGTCGCCACCGTCACCAGCAGCGAGGACGAACTCGACCTCGCCGGGCTCCCCCACGTCTACACCCGCAGCCAGGTCGGCGACCACGTCACCCGCTACCAGACCACCGGCCACTACTTCTATCTGGTGAACGGCGGCAACGCCGTCAACTTCATCCACGGCGCCAGCGTTGGACCTTTCATCTTCCTGGTCCAGGCCGAGATCCTCGCCGCGATCAGAATGCTCACTCGCGGCGACCTCGCCCCCGGTCTCCATGAGGTCCCCGCACACGACCGCGAAGCCATCGCGGCGACCTGGCTTTCCTACTTCAACAGGTGA
- a CDS encoding NUDIX hydrolase has protein sequence MTITANHIRTTIAAYLDEHPEDKRELSVVLGRLDGDDDLTNRKTLPSHVTAGAILVGPDGRVLHILHNVTQKWLLPGGHLEPSDETLLQAAARELAEETGIPPHVVVPHGETPLHIDIHPIEANPAKGEPAHRHVDFRFLFRTTADIGELQAEEVSGAAWRTVNTLHDERLGQRVAQALG, from the coding sequence ATGACCATCACGGCCAACCACATCCGCACCACCATCGCCGCCTACCTCGACGAACACCCCGAGGACAAGCGCGAACTCAGTGTCGTCCTCGGTCGCCTCGACGGCGACGACGACCTCACCAACCGCAAGACGCTGCCCAGCCACGTCACCGCAGGAGCCATCCTCGTCGGCCCTGACGGCCGTGTCCTGCACATCCTCCACAACGTGACCCAGAAGTGGCTGCTGCCCGGCGGTCACCTGGAGCCCTCGGACGAGACGCTCCTCCAGGCCGCCGCCCGCGAACTCGCTGAGGAGACCGGCATCCCGCCCCACGTCGTCGTCCCGCACGGCGAGACGCCGCTCCACATCGACATCCACCCCATCGAGGCCAACCCCGCCAAGGGCGAGCCCGCCCACCGGCACGTCGACTTCCGCTTCCTCTTCCGCACCACTGCCGACATCGGCGAACTCCAGGCCGAAGAAGTCTCCGGCGCTGCCTGGCGAACGGTCAACACCCTGCACGACGAGAGGTTGGGGCAGCGCGTCGCCCAGGCACTGGGTTGA
- a CDS encoding SRPBCC family protein, producing MALFLVERTTALPPAEAWRRLTTWERHTATVPLTRIEVLTPPPSGVGTAFVARTGIGGVGFADPMRVEEWQPPGPDGYARCRLVKTGRVVLGWAEIEVRPLPDTAGSRVRWREDLRVRGLPDALFSRPTALTARPLFARALTTLLADPA from the coding sequence GTGGCCCTCTTCCTCGTCGAACGCACCACCGCCCTACCGCCGGCCGAGGCATGGCGGCGCCTGACCACGTGGGAACGGCACACCGCCACGGTGCCCCTGACCCGGATCGAGGTGCTGACCCCGCCGCCCTCGGGGGTCGGCACGGCGTTCGTGGCGCGCACGGGCATCGGCGGCGTGGGCTTCGCCGATCCCATGCGGGTCGAGGAGTGGCAGCCGCCGGGCCCCGACGGGTACGCGCGGTGCCGGCTGGTCAAGACCGGCCGGGTGGTCCTCGGCTGGGCCGAGATCGAGGTGCGCCCCCTCCCCGACACCGCCGGCTCCCGGGTCCGCTGGCGCGAGGACCTCCGTGTCCGGGGCCTGCCGGACGCGCTCTTCTCCCGTCCCACCGCGCTGACCGCCCGCCCGCTCTTCGCCCGCGCCCTCACCACCCTCCTCGCCGACCCCGCCTGA